The following coding sequences lie in one Maylandia zebra isolate NMK-2024a linkage group LG14, Mzebra_GT3a, whole genome shotgun sequence genomic window:
- the ddx6 gene encoding putative ATP-dependent RNA helicase ddx6, with product MSTARTENPVILGLPNQNGQLRGSVKPAGAPGGGGGGPQQQLNQMKGTINNGNSQPAPTTNAVIKPGDDWKKNLKLPPKDMRMKTSDVTATKGNEFEDYCLKRELLMGIFEMGWEKPSPIQEESIPIALSGRDILARAKNGTGKSGAYLIPLLERIDLKKDCIQALVIVPTRELALQVSQICIQVSKHMGGVKVMATTGGTNLRDDIMRLDETVHVVIATPGRILDLIKKGVAKVGQVQMIVLDEADKLLSQDFVVMMEEILGFLPKQRQILLYSATFPLSVQKFMNSHLQKPYEINLMEELTLKGVTQYYAYVTERQKVHCLNTLFSRLQINQSIIFCNSSQRVELLAKKISQLGYSCFYIHAKMRQEHRNRVFHDFRNGLCRNLVCTDLFTRGIDIQAVNVVINFDFPKLGETYLHRIGRSGRFGHLGLAINLITYDDRFNLKGIEEQLGTEIKPIPGIIDKSLYVAEYHSESGEEVKP from the exons ATGAGCACCGCCAGAACGGAGAACCCAGTGATTCTGGGCTTGCCCAACCAGAATGGACAGCTCAGAGGCTCAGTGAAGCCTGCTGGAGCaccaggtggaggtggaggagggccGCAGCAGCAGCTTAACCAGATGAAAGGCACAATCAACAATGGAAACTCCCAGCCAGCCCCTACAACAAATGCTGTCATCAA GCCTGGAGATGACTGGAAGAAAAATTTGAAATTGCCCCCAAAGGACATGAGGATGAAAACTTCG GATGTGACTGCAACTAAAGGCAATGAGTTTGAAGATTATTGCCTAAAGAGGGAGCTGCTTATGGGAATCTTTGAGATGGGCTGGGAAAAGCCATCTCCAATCCAG GAGGAGAGCATCCCCATTGCACTGTCAGGAAGAGATATTTTGGCCAGAGCCAAGAATGGCACGGGAAAGAGTGGAGCCTACCTCATTCCCTTACTTGAACGCATTGACCTGAAGAAGGATTGCATACAAG CTTTGGTCATAGTGCCCACCAGAGAACTGGCTCTGCAAGTAAGCCAAATATGTATCCAGGTCAGCAAACACATGGGTGGTGTGAAGGTCATGGCAACCACAGGTGGAACCAATCTCCGTGATGACATCATGAGACTCGATGAAACGG tacaTGTGGTCATTGCCACACCTGGAAGGATTTTAGACCTCATCAAGAAAGGAGTGGCCAAAGTTGGTCAAGTGCAGATGATCGTTCTAGATGAA GCTGACAAGCTCCTGTCTCAGGACTTTGTGGTCATGATGGAGGAGATCCTGGGCTTTTTGCCCAAGCAGAGGCAGATTTTGCTTTATTCTGCAACCTTCCCTCTCAGCGTGCAGAAGTTCATG AATTCACACTTGCAGAAACCCTATGAAATCAACCTAATGGAGGAGCTTACACTGAAGGGTGTGACTCAGTATTATGCTTATGTAACTGAAAGGCAAAAAGTCCATTGCCTCAACACCTTGTTTTCCAGG ctccagaTCAACCAATCCATAATCTTCTGCAACTCGTCTCAGAGAGTGGAGCTCCTTGCCAAGAAGATCTCCCAGCTTGGATATTCATGTTTCTACATTCATGCAAAGATGAGACAG GAACATCGTAACCGTGTATTCCACGACTTCAGAAATGGCCTGTGCCGGAATCTAGTCTGCACTG ACCTCTTCACAAGAGGAATCGACATTCAAGCTGTGAATGTTGTGATCAATTTTGATTTTCCTAAGCTGGGAGAAACGTACCTTCATCGCATCGGTAGATCTG GCCGCTTCGGACACCTGGGTCTAGCTATCAACCTCATCACGTATGACGATCGCTTCAACCTGAAAGGGATTGAGGAACAGCTTGGAACAGAAATAAAGCCCATCCCTGGCATCATTGACAAGAGCCTATACGTGGCAGAGTACCACAGTGAGAGTGGCGAAGAAGTCAAGCCATGA
- the cxcr5 gene encoding C-X-C chemokine receptor type 5: protein MASTMTLIAFELTPEELNLTYDSCNFTDDYCNCTDDYCNFPRDYQCDDVVLQSFYGQFLPVLYTVIFLLGVAGNGLMITVLVTRWRQLRITEIYLLHLALADLMLLFTIPFDVADSATGWIFGDFMCKLNEFLKNLNLLCGSVLLACIGFDRYLAIVHAIPSMQSRLPRTVHLTCMIMWLICLFLALPNAVFASVTQKNSTSGIPFLACYHYSYGAHASNWVLTNSVFHHLCFFLSLVIMSYCYAALVITLCNSQKSEAKKGAIRISLLVTLVFCFCWLPYNVSLIIYTLRQQNVIVDDDCKSREIMLQVLEVTKSLGILHCCLNPFLYAFVGVRFRNEMIHLLCKLGCRRICLPFLRVHGHSRVSISDGATTNSTVLM from the exons ATGGCTTCAACAATGACTCTTATAGCATTTGAG TTGACACCTGAAGAACTTAACTTGACCTATGACTCCTGCAACTTCACCGATGACTACTGCAACTGCACCGATGACTACTGCAACTTCCCCAGAGACTACCAGTGTGATGATGTGGTCCTGCAGAGTTTTTATGGCCAGTTCCTGCCTGTGCTGTACACTGTGATTTTTCTCCTGGGTGTGGCAGGGAATGGCCTGATGATAACAGTCCTGGTGACACGATGGCGCCAGCTCCGCATCACAGAGATCTACCTACTGCATCTTGCCCTGGCTGATCTCATGCTTTTGTTTACAATTCCCTTCGATGTAGCCGACAGCGCCACCGGCTGGATTTTTGGAGATTTTATGTGCAAACTGAATGAGTTCTTGAAGAATCTGAACCTCCTTTGTGGCAGCGTCCTTTTAGCTTGCATTGGATTTGATCGGTATTTGGCAATTGTTCATGCAATTCCCAGTATGCAAAGTCGCCTTCCAAGAACAGTGCACCTAACTTGTATGATAATGTGgctcatctgtttgtttttggcatTACCGAACGCCGTATTTGCCTCAGTGACACAGAAAAATTCAACGTCAGGCATACCTTTCCTGGCCTGTTACCACTACAGTTATGGTGCACACGCAAGCAACTGGGTTTTGACCAACAGTGTCTTTCatcatttgtgttttttcttatcTCTGGTTATCATGAGCTACTGCTACGCAGCACTAGTAATTACTCTGTGCAACAGCCAGAAAAGTGAAGCAAAAAAAGGAGCCATTCGAATATCACTGCTTGTCACACTTGTGTTTTGCTTCTGTTGGCTGCCATATAATGTCAGTTTGATCATATATACCCTGCGACAACAGAATGTGATCGTGGATGACGACTGTAAATCAAGAGAAATAATGCTGCAAGTGCTTGAAGTGACAAAGAGCCTGGGTATCTTGCACTGTTGCCTGAACCCTTTCTTGTATGCATTTGTTGGAGTGCGCTTTCGCAATGAGATGATACATCTGCTTTGTAAACTGGGCTGCAGACGAATCTGCCTGCCTTTCCTCAGAGTCCATGGCCACAGTCGGGTATCAATTTCTGATGGAGCAACCACCAACAGCACAGTGCTCATGTAA
- the bcl9l gene encoding B-cell CLL/lymphoma 9-like protein — MHPDNKLASHGKQVTGDSRSQIPSVNQQAQQQQPGSATHLGSKGIGSGNHGVKTSQLSLSNPGLKVGSQSVSGTGGMLKTKTKRDRSVSIDSGELRNAVPPVLETDAKGEGVMRSKRRCVLEKKQPYSGDEWCSGPDTEEDEDKPHTTAHRERGLAGPIQGRSDRLTSGSMPESGGPAMGCGVGPGLKADPPQASQQVVYVFTTNLANSAAEAVIKGQADSILLFHQQNVPHSKLEQGHPSGKLSNLSEKLNTSSSPPTGTPKSQSGTPRPASAGVGGPMHTAGTPSSAGHSDNESPQTRPGGASSNNSIVTHRSEGGSVVALAGADPGTGNGKGTGGMPLPVSSVSPSGSPSILATHLQSDTVQRGGQGNTDGLSKEQLEHRERSLQTLRDIERLLLRSGSGGGSGDPASSNNNALNNSSNPNNNNTDRGGILEEGNSGTNNSGNCGSGNMLSSALAPMGDMKKYEEPLQSIISHTQSIGGPALDSPQMDSHHNLPQPPHHHLSPGDDMGPLLGQEGLTQEQVAWRKLQEEFYQEKRRQQEMHPSPHPQNFRIMSDMGMPMMMRGPPPPYHSKPGDQQWGPANMMGGGMGGNGRMIEMQEGPRGPRFLGPRGPPGGGFPGSPGGVLSMEGLGPHRPSRPGMIWLDDMPNNISGGSPFHGCYPGGPPQHLQGDSEHLLTREELFRIMDKRHMQGASRFELDRLAKQQQHGNMGSRIMDNLGGPDLPNLGMGRGQPSGRGDPMDFPGSRDIMGSPGGGPPMRDLVDSPLGSHMAMNMNPQIHVQQQQQMMSQKLRGGHGGGPLVEMFGTGEISRIRASQNGRGGNKGMIPGPEGPYQFPNQGHFSGGQMEVPYLQQSGPEMFGPDHQGPNQMGSTSRLSHMPMGGGLRGADLGSRQTSDLSVNVNPLTSPSVPPPHQLKSPSLNQEPSPLIPSPSAPGLKSPSQVSSAGHHPPLPPASGAGTPSSSSMKSPQVMGSSSLGMHSPSASPARLKSPALASNSPGWTSPKPPLPSPGGPASGKMVGNGGCGSTETGQSLPPRSSSSTPISQPGSMNPSMPFTSSPDVPTSQNPLSLIMSQMSKYAIPSSTPLYHDAIKTIATSDDEMLPDRPLLSGVSIGGNMGNPQTSQIGPHSDPQSPMGIVNQGQQHLSHDSSAPVLSSPNQMGMPAMNSAMMGGAPEGMGPCNVSPIPQTAGFPRMQPPPHGPMHSPIGGMSQNFAQSNEDILPHQQLHLLNKGHPHQRPPHPPDSFPSLPIGEGPDLSEVIRPTHTGIPEFDLSRIIPSDKPSSTLQYFPKSEPHQNPHQGMPSQQPQQLLKQLSSSGPPHSSGPSSNPHLASLQNMMAEQQLPPHPSHGGIRQSMVIPQGVSRGMVSTGGMGPMCCPPGHMMGRTGLMPQQQLQQQQAMMANSLLHHPSNAYGPGMMPSQQHQQNLMAQQNIMMMQAKQRSMSIAGEPFGPQGPLMSPQGPMMAPPHPQSGMMGPQSLRQRGMSLDSSIGYGPGGMTNMPF; from the exons ATGCACCCAGACAATAAACTGGCCAGTCATGGCAAGCAGGTCACCGGTGACAGCCGATCCCAAATACCCAGCGTAAATCAGCaggcgcagcagcagcagccaggaTCTGCTACCCACCTGGGTTCAAAGGGCATTGGTTCTGGCAACCATGGAGTCAAAACCAGCCAGTTGTCTCTGAGCAACCCTGGGCTCAAAGTTGGCAGCCAATCAGTGAGTGGCACTGGAGGGATGCTGAAAACCAAAACCAAGCGGGATCGGAGCGTCTCCATTGACTCTGGTGAATTAAGAAATGCTGTTCCTCCAGTCCTGGAGACAGATGCCAAAGGGG AGGGTGTTATGCGCAGCAAGCGGCGGTGTGTTCTGGAAAAGAAACAGCCGTACAGTGGAGATGAATGGTGCTCTGGACCTGACACAGAGGAAGATGAAGACAAGCCACACACTACAGCCCACC GGGAGCGAGGGCTGGCTGGTCCTATCCAGGGACGCTCTGATCGCTTGACTTCGGGATCCATGCCCGAATCTGGAGGTCCAGCAATGGGATGTGGGGTGGGACCAGGGCTAAAAGCAGATCCCCCTCAGGCTTCACAGCAAGTGGTCTATGTTTTCACAACCAACCTTGCCAACAG tgCTGCAGAGGCAGTAATAAAAGGGCAGGCTGATTCCATCCTTCTGTTTCACCAGCAAAACGTTCCACATTCAAAGTTGGAGCAG GGCCACCCATCAGGGAAGCTTTCTAATTTATCTGAGAAGCTAAATACCAGTAGCTCACCACCTACAGGCACCCCGAAATCCCAAAGTGGAACTCCACGGCCAGCCTCTGCAGGTGTTGGGGGTCCGATGCATACTGCAGGGACACCGTCATCAGCAGGGCACTCTGATAACGAATCCCCTCAGACCAGACCTGGCGGAGCTTCCAGCAATAACAGTATTGTCACTCATAGGTCAGAGGGAGGAAGCGTGGTAGCACTTGCTGGCGCAGACCCAGGAACTGGAAATGGGAAAGGCACAGGGGGTATGCCTCTTCCTGTTTCTAGTGTCTCTCCCTCGGGAAGTCCCTCCATCCTAGCTACACACCTACAGAGTGATACAGTACAGAGGGGTGGCCAAGGAAACACAGATGGTCTTTCCAAAGAGCAACTGGAACACAGGGAGCGCTCTCTGCAGACGTTGAGAGACATAGAGAGGCTGCTTCTGCGCAGTGGATCAGGTGGAGGCTCTGGAGACCCTGCAAGCTCTAACAACAATGCTCTTAATAACTCATCCaatccaaataataataatactgataGGGGTGGCATTCTGGAGGAAGGTAACAGTGGTACTAATAACTCTGGAAATTGTGGTAGTGGTAATATGTTATCATCAGCCTTGGCTCCAATGGGCGATATGAAGAAATATGAAGAACCCTTGCAGTCAATAATTTCTCATACACAATCCATTGGTGGACCTGCCCTTGACAGCCCTCAAATGGACTCTCATCATAACCTGCCACAACCTCCACATCACCATCTGTCACCTGGGGATGACATGGGTCCTTTACTTGGACAAGAAGGACTGACCCAAGAGCAAGTGGCCTGGAGGAAACTTCAAGAAGAATTCTACCAGGAGAAGAGGCGACAACAGGAGATGCACCCTTCTCCGCATCCCCAAAACTTTAGAATCATGAGTGACATGGGCATGCCTATGATGATGAGAGGACCCCCTCCTCCATACCACAGCAAGCCTGGAGATCAGCAATGGGGTCCTGCCAATATGATGGGAGGTGGAATGGGTGGAAATGGACGAATGATAGAAATGCAAGAGGGACCCCGTGGCCCAAGGTTTCTTGGACCGAGAGGGCCGCCTGGAGGGGGCTTCCCTGGTAGTCCAGGAGGAGTTTTATCAATGGAAGGTCTAGGACCCCACAGGCCCTCACGCCCAGGCATGATTTGGCTAGATGATATGCCTAACAATATAAGTGGTGGAAGTCCCTTCCATGGATGCTACCCTGGTGGGCCGCCACAACACTTGCAAGGTGACTCAGAGCATCTGCTAACACGCGAGGAACTGTTTCGCATCATGGACAAACGGCACATGCAGGGTGCTTCCAGGTTTGAACTTGATAGATTGGCTAAACAGCAACAGCATGGCAACATGGGCTCAAGAATTATGGATAATCTTGGGGGCCCAGATCTTCCCAATTTAGGAATGGGCCGTGGTCAACCCTCCGGTCGAGGTGATCCCATGGACTTTCCTGGTTCACGTGATATTATGGGCTCTCCTGGAGGGGGTCCTCCAATGAGAGACTTAGTAGACTCTCCTCTGGGGAGCCACATGGCAATGAACATGAACCCACAAATTCATgttcagcagcaacagcagatgATGTCTCAGAAGCTCAGAGGAGGCCATGGAGGAGGACCTctagtggagatgtttggcacTGGAGAGATTTCACGAATCAGGGCTTCTCAAAATGGAAGAGGAGGAAATAAAGGAATGATCCCTGGACCTGAAGGCCCTTATCAGTTTCCAAACCAAGGTCATTTTTCTGGAGGTCAGATGGAAGTACCGTATCTTCAACAAAGTGGCCCAGAGATGTTTGGGCCTGATCATCAAGGACCTAATCAAATGGGAAGTACATCACGTCTTAGTCATATGCCGATGGGCGGAGGCCTTAGGGGTGCAGACCTTGGTTCTAGGCAAACCTCTGACCTGTCAGTAAATGTTAACCCTCTGACATCTCCTTCAGTGCCTCCTCCTCATCAACTAAAGTCTCCATCCCTCAATCAAGAGCCATCTCCTCTTATACCTTCCCCCTCTGCTCCAGGGCTGAAGTCACCATCACAGGTTTCTTCTGCTGGGCATCATCCCCCTCTTCCACCTGCATCTGGTGCTGGGACTCCTTCGTCTTCTTCCATGAAGTCTCCCCAAGTAATGGGATCTTCCAGCCTTGGGATGCACTCTCCGTCTGCCTCCCCTGCACGACTGAAGTCCCCCGCCCTGGCTTCAAACTCTCCAGGGTGGACGTCTCCTAAACCACCACTTCCAAGTCCGGGTGGTCCAGCCAGTGGAAAGATGGTGGGCAATGGAGGATGTGGTTCTACTGAAACAG GCCAATCACTTCCCCCTAGGAGTTCAAGCTCTACCCCTATTTCCCAGCCAGGCTCAATGAATCCTAGTATGCCATTTACGTCCTCTCCCGATGTCCCAACATCTCAGAATCCATTATCTCTTATCATGTCTCAAATGTCCAAGTACGCAATTCCCAGTTCAACTCCTCTCTACCATGATGCAATCAAAACAATTGCTACTTCTGATGATGAGATGCTACCAGATCGTCCTCTTCTATCTGGTGTCAGCATCGGAG GAAATATGGGTAATCCCCAGACGTCACAGATTGGTCCTCACAGTGATCCCCAAAGCCCGATGGGTATTGTAAACCAAGgtcagcagcacctgtcccACGATTCCTCAGCACCTGTCCTTTCTTCCCCAAACCAAATGGGCATGCCTGCCATGAATTCTGCCATGATGGGAGGAGCACCTGAGGGAATGGGGCCCTGCAATGTGTCCCCTATACCCCAGACGGCAGGGTTTCCCCGCATGCAGCCACCACCACATGGGCCCATGCACTCACCTATTGGAGGCATGTCACAGAATTTCGCTCAGTCTAATGAAGATATTCTGCCACATCAGCAGTTACATCTTCTTAACAAAGGTCATCCTCACCAACGCCCCCCTCACCCACCAGACTCTTTTCCCTCACTTCCCATAGGTGAAGGACCTGATCTAAGTGAAGTCATACGCCCCACTCACACAGGGATTCCTGAGTTTGATCTCTCCCGCATCATTCCTTCCGATAAGCCGAGTAGCACTCTTCAGTATTTCCCTAAGAGTGAGCCACATCAGAATCCACATCAAGGGATGCCATCCCAGCAGCCACAGCAGCTCCTTAAACAGCTGTCTTCTTCTGGGCCTCCGCATAGCAGTGGCCCTTCGTCTAACCCCCACTTGGCAAGCCTACAGAATATGATGGCTGAACAGCAGCTGCCACCTCACCCCTCACATGGTGGAATACGCCAGAGCATGGTCATTCCTCAGGGGGTCTCCAGGGGTATGGTTTCTACTGGGGGCATGGGCCCCATGTGTTGTCCCCCTGGTCATATGATGGGAAGGACAGGGCTGATGCCCCAACAGCAACTCCAGCAACAACAAGCCATGATGGCCAACAGCCTTCTCCACCATCCCTCCAATGCATATGGACCTGGCATGATGCCTTCTCAGCAGCACCAACAGAATCTGATGGCACAGCAGAATATTATGATGATGCAGGCTAAGCAGCGAAGCATGTCAATTGCAGGGGAACCCTTTGGACCCCAGGGCCCACTAATGTCCCCTCAGGGTCCCATGATGGCCCCACCTCATCCACAGTCTGGTATGATGGGCCCACAGTCTCTCAGACAGCGGGGAATGTCTCTGGACAGTTCCATTGGCTATGGTCCTGGAGGTATGACCAATATGCCATTCTGA